In a single window of the Bradyrhizobium erythrophlei genome:
- a CDS encoding ABC transporter ATP-binding protein, whose protein sequence is MLSVRCLTKTYRSAGEEVVVLRGVNLTVAAGERVALTGESGSGKSTLLHLIAGLDTADGGEIRLADASVSGLTDAGRAALRRDRLGLVFQQFNLIPSLSVEDNLAFQSRIAGRHDVKWHAELAERLGLGGLLNRYPEQLSGGQQQRVAIGRALAVKPLLLLADEPTGNLDEATADEVLALTRDLVTRTGCGFLMVTHSTRLAATLDRRVTLSAGLIA, encoded by the coding sequence GTGCTGAGCGTTCGCTGTCTGACCAAGACCTATCGCTCGGCCGGCGAGGAGGTCGTGGTGCTACGAGGCGTCAACCTGACTGTCGCGGCAGGCGAGCGCGTCGCGCTGACGGGCGAATCCGGCAGCGGCAAGAGCACGCTGTTGCATCTGATCGCCGGGCTGGATACCGCCGACGGCGGCGAGATCAGGCTTGCCGACGCCTCCGTTTCCGGTCTCACCGATGCCGGCCGGGCGGCGTTGCGGCGCGACCGGCTGGGGCTGGTATTTCAGCAATTCAACCTGATCCCCAGCCTCAGCGTTGAAGACAACCTCGCATTCCAGTCTCGCATTGCCGGGCGCCACGACGTCAAGTGGCATGCCGAACTGGCCGAACGGCTCGGGCTCGGCGGCCTGTTGAATCGCTATCCCGAGCAACTATCCGGCGGCCAGCAGCAGCGGGTGGCAATCGGCCGCGCGCTGGCGGTAAAGCCGCTGCTGCTGCTCGCCGACGAGCCCACCGGCAATCTCGACGAAGCGACGGCGGATGAGGTGCTTGCGCTGACGCGGGATCTGGTGACGCGAACCGGCTGCGGCTTCCTGATGGTGACGCACTCCACGCGGCTGGCCGCCACACTCGATCGCCGGGTCACTCTCAGCGCGGGGCTGATCGCATGA